In Tachysurus fulvidraco isolate hzauxx_2018 chromosome 3, HZAU_PFXX_2.0, whole genome shotgun sequence, a single window of DNA contains:
- the zgc:92591 gene encoding late histone H2B.L4, with product MTNDGIKKKGKAPGDKKSSKRKGKRRETYAVYIYKVLKQVHPDTGISSRAMSIMNSFVNDVFERIATEASRLTQYNKRSTITSREVQTAVRLLLPGELAKHAVSEGTKAVTKYTSSK from the exons ATGACAAACgatgggattaaaaaaaaagggaaagcaCCAGGTGACAAAAAGTCTTCCAAAAGGAAAGGGAAGAGGAGGGAGACGTATGCTGTGTATATCTATAAAGTCTTGAAGCAG GTGCATCCGGACACGGGCATCTCAAGCAGAGCTATGAGCATCATGAACTCGTTTGTGAACGACGTGTTCGAGCGCATCGCGACCGAGGCGTCCAGACTGACGCAGTACAACAAGCGCTCGACCATCACGAGCCGCGAGGTGCAAACCGCCGTGCGCCTGCTGCTGCCGGGGGAACTCGCCAAACACGCCGTGTCCGAGGGCACCAAAGCCGTCACCAAGTACACTAGCTCCAAGTGA